A window of Streptomyces sp. SAI-127 contains these coding sequences:
- a CDS encoding DNA alkylation response protein: MVSMPAPEQAATHTVTNQPPPLTPYDASDDPVLLEGLRREGAGWAEEGIRRLGLRAGSAEAQEWAEQANRHEPVLRTHDRYGNRVDEVDFHPSWHHLMRTAVAEGLAGTPWSEDRPGAHVARTAGGLVWGHTDAGHGCPTSMTYAAIPALRKEPELAKVYEPLLTGREYEPELRVPAEKRGLLAGMGMTEKQGGSDVRTNTTVATPTAESGVYRLRGHKWFTSAPMCDVFLVLAQAPGGLSCFLVPRVLPDGSRNTFRIQRLKDKLGNRSNASSEPEFDGTVAWLVGPEGQGVKTIIEMVNCTRLDCVMMSATLMRRTLVEAGHHALHRSAFGARLLDQPLMRNVLADLALESEAATALTLRLAGAADRAVRGDTGEQAFRRIATAVGKYWVTKRGPAFTAEALECLGGNGYVEDSGMPRHYREAPLLSIWEGSGNVNALDVLRALRRAPDTAQALFGELALAQGADARLDAAVARLKDLLATTSEAGARRLVEHMALTLQASLLVRHAPSAVSDAFCATRLGGDWGHAFGTLPDAADVDAVLDRALPGRH, from the coding sequence ATGGTCTCCATGCCCGCGCCCGAACAGGCCGCCACCCACACCGTCACCAACCAGCCCCCTCCGCTGACTCCGTACGACGCCTCCGACGATCCCGTCCTGCTGGAAGGGCTGCGCCGCGAGGGCGCCGGCTGGGCCGAGGAGGGCATCCGGCGGCTCGGTCTGCGGGCGGGGAGCGCCGAGGCCCAGGAGTGGGCGGAACAGGCCAACCGGCACGAGCCGGTACTGCGTACGCACGACCGCTATGGCAACCGCGTCGACGAGGTCGACTTCCACCCGAGCTGGCATCACCTGATGAGGACCGCCGTCGCCGAGGGACTGGCCGGCACCCCGTGGTCCGAAGACCGGCCCGGCGCCCATGTCGCGCGTACGGCCGGCGGGTTGGTGTGGGGGCACACGGACGCCGGCCACGGCTGCCCCACCTCGATGACGTACGCGGCGATCCCGGCGCTGCGCAAGGAGCCGGAGCTCGCGAAGGTCTACGAACCGCTGCTGACCGGCCGCGAGTACGAGCCGGAGCTCAGGGTGCCGGCCGAGAAGCGCGGTCTGCTCGCCGGCATGGGGATGACCGAGAAGCAGGGCGGCTCCGACGTCCGCACGAACACCACGGTGGCGACGCCCACCGCGGAGTCAGGCGTGTACCGGCTGCGCGGGCACAAGTGGTTCACGTCGGCGCCGATGTGCGACGTGTTCCTGGTGCTGGCGCAGGCGCCCGGCGGGCTGTCGTGCTTCCTCGTCCCGCGCGTCCTGCCGGACGGCAGCCGCAACACCTTCCGCATCCAGCGCCTCAAGGACAAGCTCGGCAACCGGTCGAACGCCTCCTCCGAGCCCGAGTTCGACGGGACGGTCGCCTGGCTGGTCGGCCCCGAGGGACAGGGCGTCAAGACGATCATCGAGATGGTCAACTGCACGCGGCTGGACTGCGTGATGATGTCGGCGACCCTGATGCGCAGGACGCTCGTCGAGGCGGGACACCATGCCCTGCATCGCAGCGCGTTCGGCGCCCGGCTGCTGGACCAGCCGCTGATGCGCAATGTCCTGGCCGATCTGGCGCTCGAGTCCGAGGCCGCCACCGCCCTCACGCTACGGCTCGCGGGCGCCGCCGACCGGGCGGTGCGCGGGGACACCGGCGAGCAGGCGTTCCGCCGTATCGCCACCGCCGTCGGCAAGTACTGGGTCACCAAGCGGGGCCCGGCCTTCACCGCGGAGGCCCTGGAATGCCTCGGTGGCAACGGCTACGTGGAGGACTCGGGCATGCCCCGGCACTACCGGGAGGCACCCCTGCTGTCGATCTGGGAGGGGTCCGGGAACGTCAACGCCCTCGACGTCCTGAGGGCGTTGCGCCGTGCGCCTGACACCGCTCAGGCGCTGTTCGGTGAACTCGCCCTGGCCCAGGGGGCGGACGCCCGCCTGGACGCGGCCGTCGCCCGGCTCAAGGACCTGTTGGCCACGACGTCCGAGGCGGGCGCACGCCGGCTGGTGGAGCACATGGCCCTCACCCTCCAGGCCTCCCTCCTCGTCCGGCACGCCCCGTCCGCGGTCTCCGACGCCTTCTGCGCGACCCGACTCGGTGGCGACTGGGGGCACGCCTTCGGCACCCTGCCCGACGCGGCGGACGTGGACGCGGTCCTCGACCGAGCACTGCCCGGCCGTCACTGA
- a CDS encoding pectate lyase, with the protein MTSPARPRARTRALTSAMAALGLSVGMIMTLNAPTASAATWPTANGSQGVSSTIQLSGTKDYGMKRLYGTGDLGSDNQDEDQGPILNLAAGTVLKNVIIGAPAADGIHCAGSCTLQNVWWEDVGEDAATFRGSSSSNVYTVSGGGARSASDKVFQFNGAGTLNVSNFAVQNFGTFVRSCGNCSTQYKRTINLNTIEATYSGNKLVGINTNYGDSATLKKITIVGDSSKKIVPCQKYIGNNTGKEPTTNGSGPDGTYCKYATSDITYR; encoded by the coding sequence ATGACTTCTCCGGCACGTCCACGCGCGCGTACCCGCGCACTGACAAGCGCCATGGCCGCACTCGGCCTCTCGGTTGGCATGATCATGACACTCAACGCACCGACGGCCAGCGCCGCCACCTGGCCGACCGCGAACGGCAGCCAGGGGGTCTCCTCGACCATCCAGCTGTCCGGCACCAAGGACTACGGGATGAAGCGCCTGTACGGCACGGGCGACCTGGGCAGCGACAACCAGGACGAGGACCAGGGGCCGATCCTGAACCTGGCCGCCGGGACCGTCCTGAAGAACGTCATCATCGGGGCTCCCGCCGCCGACGGCATCCACTGCGCGGGCAGCTGCACGCTGCAGAACGTGTGGTGGGAGGACGTCGGCGAGGACGCGGCGACCTTCCGCGGCTCCTCGTCGTCGAACGTGTACACCGTCTCCGGCGGTGGCGCGCGGTCGGCCAGCGACAAGGTGTTCCAGTTCAACGGCGCCGGAACGCTCAACGTCTCCAACTTCGCGGTGCAGAACTTCGGCACCTTCGTGCGGTCCTGCGGCAACTGCTCGACGCAGTACAAGCGGACGATCAACCTCAACACCATCGAGGCGACCTACTCGGGCAACAAGCTCGTCGGCATCAACACCAACTACGGCGACAGCGCGACCCTGAAGAAGATCACGATCGTCGGCGACTCCAGCAAGAAGATCGTCCCGTGCCAGAAGTACATCGGGAACAACACGGGCAAGGAGCCGACCACGAACGGCTCCGGACCGGACGGTACTTACTGCAAGTACGCGACGTCCGACATCACCTACAGGTAG